A stretch of the Flavobacterium aquiphilum genome encodes the following:
- a CDS encoding glycosyltransferase, with protein sequence MRIVQIIDSLEAGGSERMAVNYANGLADKIEFSGLVATRKEGSLLDEINQNVSYLFLNKKKQFDIGSLLRLRSFVVNNMITHIHAHSTSFFLAFLLKIIKPSLIIIRHDHYGNNEFLANRPCFVLKSVSCFFNGLIVVNQKLKDWSEQKLKAQNVIYLPNFPVIKTGVCEGTILKGTKGKRIISLANLREQKNHFLLLKVAQKLKLSHPECTFHLVGKDFEDAYSKQIKSLILEFNLENNVFLYGSRQDVAIILNQSDIAILTSQSEGLPVALLEYGLCKKAVVVTGVGEIPTIVQYGKNGFVVDSNESELFYQSLVELVENESLRFDFGNALYENIQSEYTAENVLEKYLNWLNKLR encoded by the coding sequence ATGAGAATAGTTCAAATTATAGATTCTTTAGAAGCAGGTGGATCAGAACGGATGGCTGTCAATTACGCCAATGGCTTGGCCGATAAAATTGAATTTTCTGGTTTAGTTGCTACTCGTAAAGAAGGTTCTTTATTAGACGAAATTAACCAGAACGTTTCTTATTTGTTTTTGAATAAAAAAAAGCAATTTGATATTGGTTCTTTATTAAGATTACGGTCATTTGTTGTGAACAATATGATTACCCATATCCATGCTCATAGTACTTCTTTTTTTCTAGCTTTTCTTTTAAAAATAATTAAACCTTCACTCATAATTATTAGACATGATCACTATGGAAACAATGAATTTTTAGCTAATCGACCTTGTTTTGTATTGAAGAGTGTAAGCTGTTTTTTCAACGGTCTTATAGTCGTAAATCAGAAACTAAAAGATTGGTCGGAACAGAAGTTGAAAGCTCAAAATGTTATTTATTTACCTAATTTTCCCGTGATAAAAACAGGAGTTTGTGAAGGCACAATCCTTAAAGGGACTAAAGGAAAACGAATTATATCTTTGGCTAATCTAAGGGAACAAAAAAATCATTTTCTACTGTTGAAAGTGGCTCAGAAATTGAAATTATCCCATCCTGAATGTACATTTCATTTGGTAGGAAAAGATTTTGAAGATGCTTATTCGAAACAAATCAAAAGTTTGATTTTGGAATTTAATTTGGAAAATAATGTTTTTCTTTATGGTTCCAGACAAGACGTAGCGATTATTTTAAATCAATCAGATATAGCCATTTTGACATCCCAATCGGAGGGACTTCCCGTTGCACTTTTGGAATATGGATTGTGTAAAAAGGCTGTTGTGGTCACTGGAGTAGGAGAAATACCAACAATAGTTCAGTATGGGAAGAATGGGTTTGTAGTGGATTCGAATGAGTCGGAATTGTTTTATCAATCACTTGTTGAATTGGTAGAAAATGAATCTTTACGATTTGATTTTGGCAATGCTCTTTATGAAAACATTCAATCGGAATATACCGCCGAAAATGTTTTAGAAAAATATTTAAATTGGTTGAATAAATTAAGATGA
- a CDS encoding O-antigen ligase family protein: MKREESTYIYLLLLHALLGVLFFVLPILTKLYALVLFVFGIYYIIKTQNKNNEVLVVSAYVVTVEVLLRMTDGAILNEFGKYSILIFMFLGMIYSGFSKNAWLYWLFFLFLIPGVILSTSSLNFDTDIRKAIAFNISGPVCLGISSIYCYQRKITFDKLKGIISSFSLPLISIGVYLYLYTPSIKDVVTGTQSNFETSGGFGPNQVSTILGLGIFVFFVQLLLNSKTKLLQILNAILVLTFAFRGLVTFSRGGVMTAIAMVFLLLAIMYFQANFNTKPKIGFIIMLSLLTGLGVWAYSSIQTHGLIDKRYANEDALGRKKKSQLSGREVLMESEFQMFLDNPILGVGVGKNKELRRKQTGIDLATHNEITRMLAEHGTLGLIDLMILLLTPLVLFLNNRQNILALSFFAFWLLTINHAAMRLAAPAFVYALSLLKVSIVEDPTLHR, encoded by the coding sequence ATGAAAAGAGAAGAATCAACTTATATTTATTTGCTACTACTTCATGCATTACTTGGAGTATTGTTTTTTGTTTTGCCAATTCTTACAAAATTATATGCATTGGTATTATTTGTTTTTGGGATTTATTATATTATAAAAACCCAAAACAAAAACAACGAGGTGCTAGTCGTTTCAGCTTATGTAGTAACAGTTGAAGTACTTTTAAGGATGACAGATGGGGCTATTTTAAATGAATTTGGGAAATATTCGATTTTAATTTTTATGTTTCTAGGAATGATATATTCCGGTTTTTCCAAGAATGCCTGGTTATATTGGCTTTTTTTCTTATTCTTAATTCCAGGGGTTATTTTATCAACAAGTTCGTTAAATTTTGATACTGATATTAGAAAAGCCATCGCTTTTAATATATCAGGACCCGTTTGTTTGGGAATTTCTTCTATTTATTGCTATCAGCGAAAAATTACATTTGATAAATTAAAAGGAATTATTTCATCATTTTCTTTACCTTTAATTTCTATTGGGGTTTATCTGTATCTCTATACTCCAAGTATTAAGGATGTTGTTACAGGAACTCAATCTAATTTTGAAACTTCAGGTGGATTTGGACCTAATCAAGTATCTACTATCTTAGGTCTGGGCATTTTTGTTTTTTTTGTCCAGCTTTTATTGAATTCTAAAACCAAGTTATTGCAAATACTGAATGCAATATTGGTTTTGACTTTTGCTTTTAGGGGTCTCGTCACTTTTTCCAGAGGAGGTGTAATGACAGCGATCGCGATGGTTTTTTTGCTTCTGGCAATAATGTATTTTCAGGCCAATTTTAATACTAAGCCAAAAATAGGATTTATTATTATGTTATCATTATTGACTGGGTTGGGAGTCTGGGCTTACAGTTCTATTCAAACACATGGATTGATCGATAAACGCTACGCTAATGAAGATGCTTTGGGAAGAAAGAAAAAAAGTCAATTAAGTGGAAGAGAGGTGCTTATGGAGTCTGAATTTCAGATGTTTTTGGATAATCCTATTTTAGGGGTTGGTGTAGGTAAAAATAAAGAATTAAGAAGAAAACAAACAGGAATTGATTTAGCTACTCATAATGAAATAACCAGAATGCTGGCTGAGCACGGTACTCTTGGTTTAATTGATTTAATGATTTTGTTGTTGACTCCTTTGGTTTTGTTTTTAAATAATCGACAAAATATATTGGCACTTTCATTTTTTGCTTTTTGGTTGTTAACCATTAACCATGCAGCGATGCGGCTAGCAGCTCCAGCTTTTGTATATGCACTTTCATTGTTAAAAGTATCTATTGTTGAAGACCCTACTTTACATAGGTAA
- a CDS encoding glycosyltransferase family 4 protein, which yields MKTLLYIGNKLSKHGVTPTTIEILGSLLEQEGFAVHYSSSQKNQLLRLTAMLWSVFQYRKSDYVLIDTYSTVNFWYAFATSQLCRCLKMKYIPILHGGNLAFRLKNNPRICRMIFNYSFQNVSPSLFLMDQFKSEGFQNLRHIPNVIEIENYAFLERKKAKPNLLWVRSFAEIYNPLMAVDVFASIKKKYLEATLCMVGPEKDGSLLAAKQKAKNLELNIQFTGKLSKEDWINESKQYDIFINTTHFDNMPVSVVEAMSLGLAVVSTNVGGIPFLLENQKDALLVSDDNVNEMVNAIERLIEDQDLFDKITTNGRLKSEQFDWKIIRNKWMVILK from the coding sequence TTGAAGACCCTACTTTACATAGGTAATAAATTGTCCAAGCATGGAGTTACACCAACTACCATAGAAATTCTTGGCTCGCTTTTAGAGCAGGAAGGGTTTGCAGTACACTATAGCTCCTCCCAAAAAAATCAGTTACTGCGATTGACGGCTATGTTGTGGAGTGTGTTTCAATATAGAAAATCAGATTATGTCTTAATTGACACTTACAGCACGGTCAATTTTTGGTATGCATTTGCTACTTCTCAATTGTGCAGGTGTTTGAAAATGAAATACATTCCAATTTTGCACGGAGGTAATTTGGCTTTCAGATTGAAAAACAACCCAAGAATTTGCAGAATGATTTTCAACTATTCTTTTCAAAATGTATCTCCTTCACTTTTTTTAATGGATCAATTCAAATCTGAAGGATTTCAAAATCTTAGGCATATTCCGAATGTTATTGAAATTGAGAATTATGCTTTTTTGGAACGGAAAAAGGCAAAACCTAATTTATTGTGGGTGCGTTCTTTTGCGGAAATATACAACCCATTAATGGCAGTTGATGTATTTGCCTCCATAAAAAAGAAATATCTCGAAGCGACACTTTGTATGGTGGGACCTGAAAAAGATGGTAGTTTATTGGCCGCCAAACAAAAAGCTAAAAATTTAGAACTCAATATACAATTTACAGGAAAACTATCAAAAGAAGATTGGATAAATGAATCTAAACAATACGATATTTTTATCAATACAACTCATTTTGACAATATGCCTGTCAGTGTTGTTGAGGCAATGTCGTTGGGATTAGCAGTAGTTTCAACCAATGTTGGGGGGATTCCTTTTTTATTAGAAAATCAAAAAGATGCCTTATTAGTTTCTGATGATAATGTTAATGAGATGGTTAATGCAATCGAAAGATTAATAGAAGATCAAGATTTGTTCGACAAAATTACAACTAATGGAAGGCTAAAATCTGAACAATTTGATTGGAAAATTATTAGAAATAAATGGATGGTTATTTTAAAATAA
- a CDS encoding exopolysaccharide biosynthesis polyprenyl glycosylphosphotransferase, giving the protein MNSQKKIHFEISERKVLLRVFDVLFVLFFLYFIGLIFNFHYFKFSATNYYWTIVLAIYINIFGAIFEMYNLQVASNQFLVLKSSVLTTSSTVLFYLLTPVLSPQLPKNRLQLLIFYAVFFIALYTWRMIYVKFLASTRFSQNVVLICEGGQVKELVMGLESVDPHYKIIGYVNSDEDSFSNEGYHSLRSIKAEDLTSFVRKNGIFEIVVASQKTEGITADLYHQLLQLLESGKSIREYTHVYESKTQRIPVQYISRDFYRFFPFSRSNQNKLYLSIVRLTEIVISLIGIGIGFFLIPLIFVGNLFWNNGGLFYTQKRVGKDGVSFEIVKFRTMIENAENGKAVFAKSNDVRITKFGKLLRKTRMDEFPQFINILKGDMALIGPRPERPEFVNEIAQMMPFYETRHIIKPGLTGWAQVNYSYGEKLEDSLIKLQYDLYYIKHRSIYLDLNIVFKTISTVLFYRGQ; this is encoded by the coding sequence ATGAATAGTCAAAAGAAAATACATTTCGAAATATCAGAGCGTAAAGTGCTTTTGCGTGTTTTTGATGTGCTTTTTGTTTTGTTTTTTTTGTACTTTATCGGCCTTATTTTTAATTTCCATTATTTTAAATTTTCAGCCACAAATTACTATTGGACGATTGTTTTGGCTATCTATATTAACATATTTGGAGCCATTTTCGAAATGTACAATCTTCAGGTAGCCAGTAATCAATTTCTGGTCTTGAAGAGTTCAGTTTTGACAACTTCTTCTACCGTATTGTTTTATTTGCTAACTCCTGTTCTTTCTCCTCAATTGCCCAAAAACCGTTTACAGTTACTGATTTTCTACGCTGTTTTTTTTATAGCATTGTACACCTGGAGAATGATTTATGTTAAGTTTTTGGCATCCACCAGATTTTCACAAAATGTGGTTTTAATCTGCGAAGGAGGACAAGTAAAAGAGCTTGTTATGGGGCTTGAAAGTGTTGACCCACATTACAAGATAATTGGCTATGTAAATTCGGATGAGGATTCGTTTTCTAATGAGGGATATCATTCTTTAAGATCTATAAAAGCGGAAGATTTGACTTCATTTGTTCGTAAGAATGGGATTTTTGAGATAGTGGTTGCTTCCCAAAAAACGGAAGGTATTACAGCTGATTTATATCATCAATTGCTTCAATTATTAGAGTCCGGAAAGAGTATTAGGGAATATACCCATGTATATGAGAGTAAAACCCAGCGTATTCCGGTTCAATATATTTCGAGGGATTTTTATCGTTTTTTTCCTTTCAGCCGCAGTAATCAAAACAAACTGTATTTATCTATTGTCAGGCTGACTGAAATCGTTATATCATTAATTGGAATTGGGATTGGCTTCTTTTTGATTCCTTTAATTTTTGTTGGGAATCTTTTTTGGAACAATGGCGGATTGTTTTATACCCAAAAAAGAGTTGGAAAAGATGGAGTTTCCTTTGAGATTGTCAAGTTTCGGACAATGATTGAAAATGCAGAAAATGGCAAGGCTGTTTTTGCTAAATCCAATGATGTTCGGATAACTAAATTTGGAAAATTATTAAGGAAAACCAGAATGGACGAGTTCCCTCAGTTTATTAATATACTAAAGGGAGATATGGCTTTAATAGGTCCGAGGCCAGAACGCCCCGAATTTGTTAATGAAATAGCCCAAATGATGCCTTTCTATGAAACCCGCCATATTATTAAACCGGGGCTTACCGGATGGGCTCAAGTTAATTATTCCTACGGGGAAAAATTGGAAGACAGTTTGATAAAATTGCAATACGATTTATACTATATCAAGCATCGAAGTATTTATTTGGATTTGAACATTGTTTTCAAAACAATTTCAACTGTTTTGTTTTATAGAGGGCAGTAA
- a CDS encoding DUF4105 domain-containing protein: MKSSLSKKLSVYILLLGFIHNSYSQYVTLSKNAHISVVTCGTGNEAYSLFGHTAIRVSDIDNNLDVVYNYGAFDFDTPNFVLKFTKGDMNYFIANNRYVDFLNQYNYERRDVYEQELNIPLELKQKLFDNLYQSMLSDERLYQYKFIDNNCTSKVVEVINKTLSAQVITKKTDTDQTYRAILFPYFDNHFYEKLGTSIVFGTKVDQMGTKIFLPFELQKSLKLIQYQNHPLCKENKAIMVFEKETPASWWNNCYTFLLLLALVVFINKKVVDYIYLLTVALLGSVFLFLGFYSFHQELAYNYNILLFSPFLFLVLYFWSTKNSKWTYKFAVFNILLTILYFFVIFTKVYLLIVSPIIITNLVVLTRLAIKHKKRIPIII; this comes from the coding sequence ATGAAATCCTCTTTATCAAAAAAATTATCCGTTTACATTCTTTTACTGGGTTTTATTCATAATTCATATAGTCAATATGTTACCTTGTCAAAAAACGCACATATTAGTGTAGTTACCTGCGGGACAGGAAATGAAGCCTATTCTTTATTTGGACACACTGCCATTAGAGTTAGCGACATTGACAACAATCTGGATGTTGTTTATAATTATGGCGCTTTTGATTTTGACACACCAAATTTCGTATTGAAATTTACCAAAGGTGATATGAATTATTTCATTGCAAACAATCGATATGTCGATTTTTTAAACCAATACAATTACGAAAGAAGAGATGTTTATGAGCAGGAATTAAACATTCCATTAGAATTAAAGCAAAAATTATTTGATAATCTGTATCAATCAATGTTATCTGATGAACGTTTGTACCAATACAAATTCATTGATAACAATTGTACTTCAAAAGTTGTTGAAGTAATCAATAAAACTTTAAGCGCTCAAGTAATCACAAAAAAAACAGATACCGACCAAACATACAGAGCGATTTTGTTTCCCTATTTCGACAATCATTTTTATGAAAAATTGGGAACAAGCATCGTCTTTGGCACAAAAGTAGATCAGATGGGAACCAAAATATTTTTGCCTTTTGAACTTCAAAAAAGCTTAAAGCTTATTCAGTACCAAAACCATCCTTTGTGCAAAGAGAATAAAGCGATTATGGTTTTCGAAAAAGAAACTCCTGCTTCATGGTGGAATAACTGCTACACCTTTCTTTTACTGTTGGCGCTTGTAGTTTTTATAAACAAAAAAGTAGTCGATTATATTTATCTGCTGACAGTTGCTTTATTAGGCTCCGTTTTTTTGTTTTTAGGATTCTATTCTTTCCATCAGGAATTAGCGTACAATTATAATATATTATTGTTTAGCCCTTTTCTTTTCTTGGTATTGTATTTTTGGTCAACAAAAAATTCCAAATGGACGTACAAATTTGCTGTTTTCAATATTCTTTTAACGATTTTATATTTCTTCGTAATCTTCACAAAAGTTTACTTACTGATCGTTTCTCCAATTATTATAACCAATCTTGTTGTTTTAACCCGACTGGCAATTAAACACAAAAAAAGAATTCCGATTATTATTTAA
- a CDS encoding PorV/PorQ family protein, with amino-acid sequence MNIGVDAAALGMSNAVVAFTSDVNSGYWNPAGLTHLEDDQVSLMHSNYFANIAKYDYAAYASPIDDRSAWGISLIRFGVDDILNTTDLIDNEGNIDYNRISLFSTADYGFTFSYAVKLPIEGFQYGVNAKIIRRIIGDFATSWGFGFDFGLQFEKNDWQFGLMLRDITTTYNVWNINEEKYKKIAAAIPGQNQEMPESTEITLPKAQLGVAKKITFHDDYSLLASANINMQFTQTNDLISSSFLSIDPAIGLEFGYTDIAFLRAGVGNFQHVTQLDNGEKIGFQPNIGLGFKYKGIAIDYALTSLGNQSTALYSNVFSLKIDLSLFRS; translated from the coding sequence ATGAATATTGGTGTCGATGCTGCGGCGCTAGGAATGTCAAATGCGGTGGTGGCTTTTACTTCTGATGTTAATTCGGGCTATTGGAACCCGGCAGGATTAACTCATCTTGAGGACGACCAAGTGTCTTTAATGCACTCCAACTATTTTGCCAATATAGCCAAATATGATTATGCCGCTTATGCCAGCCCTATTGACGATCGCTCGGCTTGGGGTATTTCGTTAATTCGCTTTGGCGTAGACGATATTTTGAATACCACCGACTTAATAGATAATGAGGGAAATATAGATTATAACCGAATTTCTCTTTTCTCCACAGCCGATTATGGTTTTACTTTTTCATATGCGGTTAAATTACCAATTGAAGGATTTCAGTATGGTGTAAATGCAAAAATTATTAGGAGAATCATTGGGGATTTTGCAACTTCCTGGGGATTTGGGTTTGATTTTGGATTGCAATTTGAAAAGAATGATTGGCAATTTGGATTAATGCTTCGTGACATTACGACCACTTACAATGTCTGGAACATCAACGAAGAAAAGTATAAAAAAATAGCAGCTGCGATTCCCGGACAAAATCAGGAAATGCCAGAAAGTACAGAGATAACATTGCCAAAGGCTCAACTTGGGGTAGCAAAAAAAATCACATTTCACGACGATTACAGCCTTTTGGCTTCTGCCAATATCAACATGCAATTTACCCAGACCAATGATTTAATTTCAAGCAGTTTTTTAAGTATAGATCCTGCAATTGGTTTGGAATTTGGTTATACAGATATTGCCTTTTTAAGGGCGGGCGTTGGCAATTTTCAACATGTAACGCAATTGGACAATGGAGAAAAAATAGGCTTTCAACCCAATATTGGCTTGGGATTCAAATACAAAGGAATCGCTATTGATTACGCATTGACCTCACTAGGCAATCAAAGTACAGCATTATATTCAAATGTATTTTCTTTAAAAATTGATTTATCCCTTTTTAGAAGTTAA
- a CDS encoding CDP-alcohol phosphatidyltransferase family protein gives MNIKKHIPNTITLLNLFCGCIAVVFVSKDQFEMAFFFVCLGIFLDFFDGFFARLFKVTGELGLQLDSLADMVTSGVVPGFVMFKMMQNSSVYMAEGWLQYFPYLGFIITLGSCFRLAKFNIDIRQTDSFIGLPTPANALFILSLPLVLEHYSGESLMVLEILTEKWVLLMIALFSAYILNAEIPLFSLKIKKFTLKDNVLQVIFLTSSLLFLVFLNYLAVPMVIIFYVLLSVINNKFLKK, from the coding sequence ATGAACATCAAAAAACATATTCCGAATACAATTACTTTGCTTAATCTATTTTGTGGCTGTATTGCTGTGGTATTTGTAAGTAAAGATCAGTTTGAAATGGCTTTCTTTTTTGTTTGCCTCGGAATCTTTTTGGATTTTTTTGATGGATTTTTTGCCCGTTTGTTTAAAGTAACCGGTGAGTTGGGATTACAGTTGGATTCACTGGCAGATATGGTGACCAGTGGTGTTGTTCCAGGTTTTGTCATGTTTAAAATGATGCAAAACAGTTCGGTTTATATGGCTGAAGGTTGGCTTCAGTATTTTCCTTATTTGGGTTTTATCATTACACTTGGCTCGTGTTTTCGTTTGGCAAAATTCAACATCGATATCCGTCAAACCGATTCTTTTATAGGATTGCCAACTCCTGCGAATGCGCTTTTTATATTGAGTCTTCCTTTAGTTTTAGAGCATTATTCGGGTGAGTCATTAATGGTGTTGGAAATTTTGACTGAGAAATGGGTTTTGTTGATGATTGCTTTGTTTAGTGCTTATATTTTGAATGCCGAGATTCCTTTGTTTTCATTAAAAATAAAAAAGTTTACTTTAAAAGATAACGTACTCCAAGTAATTTTCCTCACTAGTTCCCTTTTGTTTTTGGTTTTCTTGAATTACTTGGCCGTCCCAATGGTGATTATTTTCTATGTTTTACTTTCGGTAATCAATAATAAATTTCTAAAAAAGTAA
- a CDS encoding glycoside hydrolase family 25 protein, translating into MKRNVRTVPRRKTKKKKSFFSGKWIEYFFIGIAVLIILGGANHYRSALINYLGFTPHFKSKVDIFSEARNLKVLEKNEGKTVGIDVSEYQGKIRWSYVDTIEEKYPLRYVFIRATVGNDRVDNEFKNNWLGAKKNKMIRGAYHYYRPNENSLEQAELFIKTVTLKKGDLPPVLDIEKLPKDQSMERLKLGLKRWLKAVELHYGVRPIIYTGEKYYDDFLKEEFSEYLFWIANYNFYREEIQEDWLFWQFTEKASVPGIDTTVDVNVYNGDLQQLGYITVE; encoded by the coding sequence ATGAAAAGGAATGTCAGAACGGTACCAAGACGAAAAACCAAAAAGAAGAAAAGTTTTTTCTCAGGAAAATGGATTGAATATTTTTTTATTGGGATAGCTGTTCTTATTATTCTTGGGGGTGCCAATCATTATCGTTCAGCTTTAATTAATTATTTAGGTTTTACACCTCATTTTAAAAGCAAAGTTGATATTTTTTCTGAAGCGCGTAATCTAAAGGTTTTGGAAAAAAACGAAGGAAAAACGGTTGGTATTGATGTGTCCGAATATCAAGGGAAAATCCGTTGGTCCTATGTCGATACTATTGAGGAGAAATATCCCCTACGATATGTTTTTATTCGTGCAACCGTCGGAAACGATAGGGTTGACAATGAATTTAAAAATAATTGGCTTGGCGCCAAAAAAAATAAAATGATACGTGGTGCTTATCATTATTACCGTCCCAACGAAAATTCTCTTGAACAAGCCGAACTTTTTATAAAAACTGTTACACTAAAAAAAGGCGATTTGCCACCGGTTTTGGATATTGAAAAACTGCCCAAAGATCAGTCAATGGAACGGTTGAAATTAGGTTTGAAACGTTGGTTGAAAGCGGTAGAACTTCATTATGGAGTTAGACCAATTATCTACACTGGGGAGAAGTATTACGACGATTTCCTAAAGGAAGAGTTTAGTGAATATCTTTTTTGGATAGCCAATTATAATTTTTACCGCGAAGAAATTCAAGAGGATTGGCTGTTTTGGCAATTTACTGAAAAAGCCAGTGTACCGGGAATCGATACTACTGTCGATGTGAATGTTTACAACGGCGATTTACAGCAGTTGGGCTATATTACCGTGGAGTGA
- a CDS encoding dihydrodipicolinate synthase family protein — protein sequence MSNLANKPSFKGIIPPMVTPLLSDNLTLDLKAMNHLIEHLILGGVHGIFILGTTGESTSLSYATRKKLIEESCKAVKGRVPIFVGITDTAIEESIRLAQIAKKEGASAVVAAPPYYYGLGQEELFKYYWSLASQVDLPLFLYNMPSHTKINIDAKTVVRLAEHSNIIGLKDSSGNAVYFQSLCHLLKTNFTLLVGPEEITAQMVMTGAHGGVNGGANLFPKLYVALYNAAIAKDFARIEELQDLVMEISTRIYTVGSYGSSYLKGLKGALSALGIVKGNIAPPFTSFDEKEMTKVIDTIKEIEIKVTKVL from the coding sequence ATGTCAAATCTAGCAAACAAACCTTCTTTTAAAGGGATTATCCCTCCAATGGTAACGCCATTATTATCAGATAATCTTACTTTGGATTTAAAAGCAATGAACCATCTAATCGAACATTTGATTTTGGGTGGAGTTCACGGAATATTCATTTTGGGAACAACCGGAGAATCAACAAGTTTGAGTTATGCTACGAGGAAAAAACTCATTGAGGAAAGTTGTAAAGCGGTCAAAGGAAGGGTTCCCATTTTTGTCGGAATCACTGATACAGCTATTGAAGAAAGCATTCGCTTGGCGCAGATCGCTAAAAAAGAGGGAGCTTCGGCAGTTGTGGCTGCTCCTCCTTATTATTATGGTTTGGGGCAGGAAGAATTGTTTAAGTATTATTGGAGTTTAGCCAGCCAAGTGGACCTACCGCTGTTTTTGTACAACATGCCATCGCACACGAAGATAAATATTGACGCAAAAACCGTGGTTCGATTGGCAGAACATTCAAATATCATCGGATTAAAAGACAGTTCGGGAAATGCGGTTTATTTTCAGTCACTGTGTCATCTGCTGAAAACAAATTTCACGCTCTTGGTAGGCCCAGAAGAAATCACCGCGCAGATGGTCATGACGGGTGCGCATGGAGGCGTTAATGGTGGTGCCAATCTTTTTCCAAAATTATATGTCGCGCTGTACAATGCCGCAATAGCCAAAGATTTTGCCCGAATTGAGGAATTGCAAGATTTGGTAATGGAAATTAGCACCAGGATTTACACCGTTGGTTCCTATGGTTCGAGTTATTTGAAAGGACTCAAAGGAGCTTTGTCGGCATTGGGAATCGTGAAAGGAAATATTGCTCCGCCATTTACTTCTTTTGACGAAAAAGAAATGACTAAGGTAATTGACACTATTAAAGAAATAGAAATCAAGGTTACTAAGGTATTGTAG
- a CDS encoding MFS transporter, producing the protein MTAKLSEKKSYPWIVVGLLWFVALLNYLDRQMLSTMKPAMVLDIPELAKAENFGLLMAIFLWVYALMSPVSGIIADRLNRKNMIVCSLFIWSGVTMTMGFATTFNQIYVLRAIMGFSEAFYIPAALSLIADYHQGNTRSFAIGIHTTGIYLGQALGGFGATISKQFSWHFTFHSVGLIGIVYSILLIFFIKEKKDYVFDTSQKLSIKKEFKQMFKSLGILFGNISFWVLLFYFSAPSLPGWAAKNWLPTLFSEKLHLDMALAGPIATVSIAMSSFAGVLFGGFISDRWVIQNLKGRIYTSAIGLGFTIPALFLLGKCSSIEAILVGGMLFGFGFGIFDTNNMPILCQFVSPRYRATGYGIMNFVGISAGAIITEFLGKAADNGGMEQVFVLLILVVVIAIVLQLVSLRPKTINMTEEIAYK; encoded by the coding sequence ATGACTGCAAAATTGAGTGAAAAAAAATCCTATCCTTGGATAGTTGTTGGCTTATTGTGGTTTGTCGCATTGTTGAATTACCTCGATCGTCAGATGCTTTCTACCATGAAGCCCGCAATGGTGCTTGATATTCCGGAATTGGCCAAAGCTGAAAATTTTGGGTTACTAATGGCTATTTTTCTTTGGGTTTATGCTTTGATGAGCCCTGTTTCCGGGATTATTGCCGACAGGTTGAACCGAAAAAACATGATTGTCTGCAGCCTTTTTATATGGTCTGGCGTAACAATGACTATGGGCTTTGCCACTACTTTTAACCAAATATATGTTTTACGCGCCATCATGGGCTTCAGTGAGGCCTTTTACATTCCGGCCGCTTTATCATTAATAGCCGATTACCATCAGGGGAACACCCGATCTTTTGCTATAGGCATTCATACTACCGGCATCTATCTAGGTCAAGCATTAGGTGGGTTTGGTGCCACCATTTCCAAACAATTTTCTTGGCATTTTACCTTTCATTCAGTAGGTCTGATAGGTATTGTTTACAGTATTCTGCTGATTTTTTTCATTAAGGAAAAGAAAGACTATGTTTTTGACACCTCTCAAAAATTATCGATAAAAAAGGAATTTAAACAAATGTTCAAAAGTTTGGGCATCCTGTTTGGAAATATCTCTTTTTGGGTTTTACTTTTCTATTTCTCCGCTCCAAGTTTACCGGGTTGGGCGGCCAAAAACTGGTTACCTACTTTGTTTTCAGAAAAACTGCATCTGGATATGGCTCTTGCCGGTCCAATCGCAACAGTTAGTATTGCGATGTCATCCTTTGCTGGGGTTTTATTCGGCGGGTTTATTTCAGACAGATGGGTTATTCAAAACCTTAAAGGGAGAATTTACACTAGTGCAATCGGTTTGGGATTTACAATTCCGGCACTTTTTTTATTGGGTAAATGCAGCAGTATTGAAGCCATTTTAGTTGGCGGAATGCTTTTTGGTTTTGGATTTGGGATCTTTGACACCAACAACATGCCCATTCTTTGTCAATTTGTCTCACCACGTTATCGCGCCACCGGATATGGCATTATGAACTTTGTTGGGATTTCTGCCGGAGCGATTATTACCGAATTTCTTGGAAAAGCCGCCGACAATGGAGGAATGGAACAAGTATTCGTTCTGTTGATCTTAGTGGTGGTAATCGCCATCGTTTTGCAACTCGTAAGTTTACGTCCCAAAACAATAAACATGACCGAAGAAATAGCATACAAATAA